The following are from one region of the Mixophyes fleayi isolate aMixFle1 chromosome 7, aMixFle1.hap1, whole genome shotgun sequence genome:
- the LOC142098646 gene encoding ras-related protein Rap-2c-like, with protein sequence MSISVPPSGAVRLVFMGAAGVGKTSLIQRLLSDRFESRHRRTVEEVHCLDPEPQSLQLRIEIVDTSGSYSFPAMQKLRIQQGDAFALVFSLADLDSFQEVERLREQIVQIKGETDVPIVVVGNQTDLFPGVESEAGQLMSLQAAATAELEWDSGYVETSAKLNHRVQHVFEELLRRVNQQSLLRPALERRRASAQPELRRRQTRRKQENCILS encoded by the coding sequence ATGTCTATCTCCGTGCCCCCCAGTGGCGCCGTGCGCCTGGTCTTCATGGGAGCTGCAGGGGTCGGTAAGACGTCTCTGATCCAGCGGCTCCTCTCTGATCGCTTTGAGTCCAGACATAGACGCACGGTGGAGGAGGTTCACTGCCTGGATCCCGAGCCGCAGTCGCTCCAATTACGCATCGAAATCGTGGACACCAGCGGCAGCTACTCCTTCCCGGCCATGCAGAAGCTGCGCATCCAACAAGGGGACGCCTTTGCCCTGGTCTTCTCGCTGGCCGATCTGGACTCCTTCCAGGAGGTAGAGCGGCTCAGGGAACAGATCGTGCAGATTAAAGGGGAGACGGACGTCCCCATCGTGGTGGTTGGGAACCAGACCGACCTGTTCCCCGGAGTGGAGTCGGAGGCTGGGCAGCTTATGTCCCTGCAGGCTGCGGCCACCGCAGAACTGGAGTGGGACAGTGGCTACGTGGAGACCTCAGCCAAACTCAACCACAGAGTGCAGCACGTCTTCGAGGAGCTGCTCCGCAGGGTAAACCAACAGAGCTTGTTGCGCCCGGCGCTGGAGAGGCGCAGAGCCAGCGCGCAACCGGAGCTCAGGAGGCGGCAGACGCGCAGAAAGCAAGAGAACTGTATATTGTCCTAG